atggcagctataggatatagtcggccgatccttatgaaatttggcctgtcgtattattttgccaaaaatagctctcatgtcaaatttgaactctctaactctacaaacaccaaagttataccatttccgatcaatcagttatatggcagctataggatatagtcggccgatccgggccgttccgacttatatactgcgtgcaaaggaaagaagggtgtgtgcaaagtttcaagacgatagctttaaaactgagagactagttcgcgtagaaacagacagacagacggacagacggacagacggacagacggacatgctcatatcaactcaggaggtgatcctgatcaagaatatatatactttatagggtcggagatgtctccttcactgcgttgcacacttttgaccaaaattataataccctctgcaagggtataaaaagccgGAGTTTAAAGTAAAAGAATGTAAACGAAATGCCAATAAGTTTGGAAAAAAGTGTATTACAACAAAATTTGTGTATTTCAGTTACCCAAATTTTTGGTCCAACACCAGTAGCCCGCAACAATTCTACCAACACTAACTTTAATACAAATTTATCTCTGTTTTTGGCTGAACAGAATCGAGGTGGTAAAACCAAAGCCAATGTCCGACTGACCTGAAACTGCAAAAATTGCATGCCTAATGAGAAAAGAATACTACTTGACACTTAAGGATAAATATACATGAAtgtaaatatatgaaaatacaCATGAATAcaagtatgtatatattcttttggttaaacatttttcgtgattttaagatttttatacccttgcagagggtataataattttggtcaaaagtgtgcaacgcagtgaaggaacatctccgaccctataaaatatataaattcttgatcaggatcacctcctgagcatgaccgtctgtctgtctgtttcaacgcgaactagtcttgaaactttgcacacacccttctttcctctgcacccagtatataagtcggaacgaccgggatcggttaactatatcctatagctgccatatagctgaacgatcggaaatggcccaactttcgtgttcttgaagatagaaagcaggaacttagtacagattctattttttgtcagtttatTCAACCTACCAAGTTTCATAACGAtccgccgactatatcttatagctgccgtataactgaacgatcggaaatggtttttggtggaaataccaactttggtatttttgaagatagaagcttgggcctttttttttaaatatttttttgtaattatttggttttattatgatatttttataagaatcGGCAACTGTTTTCGAtgtatatatccggttttaactgcaagggtatattaacttcggctccgccctttcatgtttttaataaaacttgtttaaaaaattttttataaaccttACTAGGTGTCTATATAAGTATACAACTTTGGCAATATTATAcatgtatttatgtatatcgAACCATTCAGCAACTTTCAAGggtaaaaatacaatttttaaacagCAATTTAGATGGCAAATCAttcatttaaagaaaattctaGCCCCGAGGATATCAGTGCAGTTGACAGGTCTCGAAAGAACATAAATATCTACCCATTCCCCAGTTCTTATTTTCAGGAACATCAACATTCCAGCTCAGCTCTCTGCGGCTCAACTTCTAACCCAAACACTCAAATTTCGATGAAACATTCATTTACAATTAAATTACTGTGATGTTGTTTTTACCtttgttctttttattatatcaaCAGATCGCACCTAAATATAAATTACATTTATAATTAGCTAACAAATCTAATCAAGAGCTACCCTCTGCGGAGACTGGCGTCAAGTTTATCAGATTATTACTGCTCTCGGCCAGTTCAGCGATGGAGACTCGTCCGCGTTGCTTAATGAACTTGGCGACGGCAACCAATTCTTCCTCGGAAACATATATGAATTTTCCTCGATCGTCAATGACGCCAGTGATGGTACCGTCAGCCTGAAGCTCCTGGATGCGGTCGATTGCCTGTTGAGTCTTAAGTTTGAAAGCGACGGCTAGGTCTTCCAGCACGACAACTTTGTTGTCCTTAATATACTGAATGAAATCAGCAAGAAGACTGTCCTGTTCATCAGCATCCCCCTCCTCGAAACCCTCTTCTTCTACGCTGAAAGCAGCCTTCATTTTCAGGTACTCCTCGTGTTCTTTACGCTCGCGTTCTTCCTTTGCCAAGCGCTCGGCTTCGACCTTCTTGCGCTCCGCCTCTGCCTCAATCTCCTCCTGTTGTTTACGTTCAGCATCCTCTTTAGCCTCCTTGGCCTTCCGCTGCTCACGATCGTACAACTCTTGTTCGCGCTGGACTCGTTTAGCCTCTTTGGCCTCCATTTTGGCTCGCTTCTTGGCGCCCATCTTCTCGTCGAGGACAGCGCCCTGTGGAACTCGAGCTCCTTCGCCATCAGGATGTGGTTCATCTTCATTGTCTGAGCCCGCTGGAGCTTCTGCTTGAGGAGCTGCCGCAGCTGGCGGAGCGTTCTGCCGCAGTCTGTTCCGTTGGTTACGAGCTATTTGGGCACGTCGCGGGACCCCTTCCTGGGCGCGCTGTGGGACGCCACGTTGCGGAGCAGCTGCCGCAGGTTTTGCTTCTGTTTAGGGTCGACGGTTAGATTTATTTTAAGCGAACTGGTAAAACTTTCTCACCTGTGCTTGAATTCTTCTTCTGCAGCAAGTACAGAGTGATAATAACGACCAGCAAAGCTGTGGCAATGCCCACCAGAATAATCAAGTCCATTATAGCATTTAACAGTGTTTATTGAAAGTAGTAAACGTCAACAAGCAGCACAGCTGTTTCGTTTATTTTCCAGTGTGCCCAGCTGTAACTTTTAGTGTGGAGAGCGTGATGGGAATACGATTATTCATAAGGGAGCTATTGTAAAAATTTggatcaaaacaaaattaaaagggAATTCTTCGTAAATTTGGAATGCGTTTCTCATTTATAACATAGTATGCTACTATAAAACTGACAATATCTATAATTAAACAATTGAACTAATAGCTCACGCTCCCATCTCTACATGCCAAACACTGTCTTCGATCTGGCACTTTTTCTCATGACGTGTCGGCgaatttaacttttttaagtAATTGGTTGGAATAGTCACTACGAATTTTGGAAAATGCGCGATCAGATACTCAGCCTTGCCCTGCTCCTGTGCGTACTGCACAGCGCCTGCGGCCTGTACTTCCACATATCTGAGACGGAAAGGAAATGTTTCATAGAGGAGGTGCCTGACGAGACAACAGTGATTGGTAGGTCCACAAAGTCCCAGCTTCTTTCAAATGACAACctgatttattttttcccgTCCTCTTTAGTTAACTACAAGGTAGAACTGTATGATCCGCGCTCCAACGGCTTTATGCCTTCTTCGCCTGGAATTGGAATGCATGTGGAGGTTCGCGACAGCGACGACAAGATTGTTCTTTCCCGCGTATACAGCTCTCAGGGCCGCATCTCGTTCACCTCGCACACGCCTGGGGAGCACATCATTTGCATGTACTCGAATAGCACTGCCTGGTTTAGCGGCGCCCAGCTACGAGTTCATCTTGACATCCAGGTGGGCGAGCATGCGATAGACTACGCGAATGTGGCGCAGAAGGAGAAGCTGACAGAGCTGCAGCTGCGCATCCGTCAGCTACTTGACCAAGTGGAACAGATAACCAAGGAACAAAACTACCAGCGATACCGCGAGGAACGTTTCCGCCACACTAGCGAAAGCACCAACTCCCGCGTGTTGTGGTGGTCGTTGGCCCAAACCGTTGTCTTGGTTTGCATGGGATTCTGGCAGATGCGCCATTTGAAGAGTTTCTTCGAGGCCAAGAAGCTAGTGTGAGACGCCGGTTACCCTCGCCGGCTCGCAGCCTCAATGTTCCGTATGTTTATTTCCCtatttgtcttcttttggtGCACACCCGGCCAGAAGTCCGAATTTCATCGATGGATGTCATCAGCAATTAGCAACAGGTCACGATTTCAAGCACTTTTAGTTTTAACGTATTGTGcgtaatttaataaaaatccatTGTATAAAAACTGACCACGGAGAGTGTCCTATCTACGCTGGGTCATACCGCAAGTCAGCTGAATCTAGTCCCGTGACTGGGCTTGCCCATCTGAGCATGCGTCTACAGGCTTATCAGCGGCTTTGCCAGATAACCTGTAGCGTTAACTCCCTAGTTTTAAGCTTGCATTGCGACGACTGCGACTGCCCTTTATCTCAGTGTTTGTTCTTGCGGAGAGTCGTTGTCGTTGCAGTCAGTTAGTTGCTTTTGGACCTCTCGGAGAAGCGGTCGTCGGTCGCGAACAAAAGAGCTCACTGTTGCAGATTTAACTGCAACCACCTCCACCAGAGTCGACCCACAAAAGCCGCAAGTTTGTAACCCGATCCGGTCCGAGGTGCCCACGAATCATCGCTGGCCCAGGTTGTTGTTCCCTCTCCGGTTCAGTTCGTTCACGTTGGATTGAGTGCGCGGCTGTATTTGGAAAATGTTCCGCGCTACAGAAATCGGCAGTGAAGAAAGTGAGTCTGAGATGGTAGATAAGATAAGGCCAGATTTTCAGTAAATCCCCACCCTTCACACCCTCCATTCTTTACTATATGCAGCCCTGCCTGCTCTGGCAGAGATTACTCATGTGGACTATGAGGCGGAGGAGCGTAGGGACATCGAGTGGGGCGGATGGCGGGCCGAAGGAGCCAAATTAAAGCGTCCCCAGCGTAGCTCCCTCCCCAACTATGGCTTTGCACCGCCGCCTATCCGGATGGAGTACCGGTATCCCCGAGCCGTTTTCTTTGTTCTGGCCACCAAGTTCTTTGAGGCCTTTGCAGCTAACGGCATACGCAGTAAGTCCCAAGCTTCACAATCATCAAACAGAGCATAGACTTCTATCGGTGCACAATTATTTGGCTTTGTCCGCTGgaagaaaaattccaaaaacatGGCTTATCAGTCGGAGAAGTGCACAAACACCCAGGGAGGTTTCGTTGCAGTCGAAAGGTCTAAGATGCATTGCACTAGGTCTATGATAAGATgaattacattttaataaatttatcatCTGCACATATTTAATCATCTGTGATATGTAATCATATAAAGACGCTTAGTTCCTAGTTTGGCGCACATTTGCATTACGATTGGAAATAATTTTGATAGAGTTTAGCAGATTTAGCTCAGCATTCAGCTCCCCTCAGTTGAATTactgaatttaaaataaaaatattaaatggaaCATCACTCACTtttccgttattatttacatttattttattaagaaaaaaatctttatgGCTGTGACCTTCGTTTCATGGTCAGTAAATCTCGATTATTTGCGTCCGTCGGCAGATTATGCCACTAATAAATCAATTATTTTCAGCCGTACTTGCCCTATATCTCCGCGACGATCTCAACTTCACGGAAAGCTTCTCGACGGTGGTCCTGcacatatttaattttttcggaCAGTTCTGTCCGATTATCGGGGCCGTATTGGCTGACAGTTATATGGGAAATGTGCGAACCATCTCGGCCTTTTGTTTCCTTTACGCCTTCGGCTGGCTGCTTCTCACGCTGACATCTCTGCCCACTATAGGTGTCCCTATGGTGTAAGTACAGTTCTGGGTAACCAAAAACCTTCaactaatattttaaaacattacaTTTGTAGATTAATGGTATCCATTGCCTTGCTGCTCATTGCCGTGGGAAATGGATCGATTCGCGCCTGCATAACATCGCTGGGAGCTTTGCAGTTTAAGCTACCGGAACAGAGTGTCCATCTGGCAGAGTACTTCTCCTTTTACTATTTTGTATACTATTTTGGTATCTTTTTGAGCAAAATCTTACCTCCATTTGTGAGGGCTAACACCCAGTGTTTGGACAAAACGGATTGCTATCCGGCCGTTTTCGGTACCTTAGGAAGCTCGTTTTTAGTGGCTTGGTGTAAGTAATATTCTCTGCCGGGTGCTGTTTAAAActcaaaatttttataaacacttactccttttttttagttattttctTGATAGGCAAGTGTTTTTACAAGTCTGAAAAGTTGGCCGCTGATAATATCCTTTTCAAATTCTGCGGTTGCATTAAAACGGCTCTGGTGGAGAAGTGGCGAAGGAGAAAGTCCTCCAAACGGGCCAGTTATTGGTTGCACAATGCTGTTGGAGCCTACGATGAGGGGTTCGTAAATGATGTGTCTCGTGTTTTGAgggtaattattattttacagcaaattaattattattgtaAACTTTATTTCTTTTGGTTAGATCGCGAAATTATTTTTGCCTCTGCCGTTTTATTTTGCCCTCCTGGCGCAGCAAGATTCCAGTTGGACTTTTCAGGCGACTCAAATGAATACAACATTTCTGGGCGTGACAATCCAACCAGACCAGGCGAAGGCCGTGGGACCCATCTTTCT
The Drosophila bipectinata strain 14024-0381.07 chromosome 3R, DbipHiC1v2, whole genome shotgun sequence DNA segment above includes these coding regions:
- the Ddrgk1 gene encoding DDRGK domain-containing protein 1 — encoded protein: MDLIILVGIATALLVVIITLYLLQKKNSSTEAKPAAAAPQRGVPQRAQEGVPRRAQIARNQRNRLRQNAPPAAAAPQAEAPAGSDNEDEPHPDGEGARVPQGAVLDEKMGAKKRAKMEAKEAKRVQREQELYDREQRKAKEAKEDAERKQQEEIEAEAERKKVEAERLAKEERERKEHEEYLKMKAAFSVEEEGFEEGDADEQDSLLADFIQYIKDNKVVVLEDLAVAFKLKTQQAIDRIQELQADGTITGVIDDRGKFIYVSEEELVAVAKFIKQRGRVSIAELAESSNNLINLTPVSAEGSS
- the eca gene encoding transmembrane emp24 domain-containing protein eca, with product MRDQILSLALLLCVLHSACGLYFHISETERKCFIEEVPDETTVIVNYKVELYDPRSNGFMPSSPGIGMHVEVRDSDDKIVLSRVYSSQGRISFTSHTPGEHIICMYSNSTAWFSGAQLRVHLDIQVGEHAIDYANVAQKEKLTELQLRIRQLLDQVEQITKEQNYQRYREERFRHTSESTNSRVLWWSLAQTVVLVCMGFWQMRHLKSFFEAKKLV
- the LOC108130852 gene encoding peptide transporter family 1 isoform X1, producing the protein MFRATEIGSEETLPALAEITHVDYEAEERRDIEWGGWRAEGAKLKRPQRSSLPNYGFAPPPIRMEYRYPRAVFFVLATKFFEAFAANGIRTVLALYLRDDLNFTESFSTVVLHIFNFFGQFCPIIGAVLADSYMGNVRTISAFCFLYAFGWLLLTLTSLPTIGVPMVLMVSIALLLIAVGNGSIRACITSLGALQFKLPEQSVHLAEYFSFYYFVYYFGIFLSKILPPFVRANTQCLDKTDCYPAVFGTLGSSFLVAWFIFLIGKCFYKSEKLAADNILFKFCGCIKTALVEKWRRRKSSKRASYWLHNAVGAYDEGFVNDVSRVLRIAKLFLPLPFYFALLAQQDSSWTFQATQMNTTFLGVTIQPDQAKAVGPIFLFMLIPLWQYVTAPLLRHYFNWELQPLHSVTVGGIFSAAAFFCAGAVQERIQSSPAQTVNIVWQLPQFLLLMLGELLLSIPGLQFAFTQAPASMKSVVTASWFLNNAFGNLIVVVITELGLFSSQMDGYFFYGVIMLVCIILFAFLAFDYMLQERKGGLYLRGLDGDFEDRDVPSTSRSGSI
- the LOC108130852 gene encoding peptide transporter family 1 isoform X2; this encodes MGNVRTISAFCFLYAFGWLLLTLTSLPTIGVPMVLMVSIALLLIAVGNGSIRACITSLGALQFKLPEQSVHLAEYFSFYYFVYYFGIFLSKILPPFVRANTQCLDKTDCYPAVFGTLGSSFLVAWFIFLIGKCFYKSEKLAADNILFKFCGCIKTALVEKWRRRKSSKRASYWLHNAVGAYDEGFVNDVSRVLRIAKLFLPLPFYFALLAQQDSSWTFQATQMNTTFLGVTIQPDQAKAVGPIFLFMLIPLWQYVTAPLLRHYFNWELQPLHSVTVGGIFSAAAFFCAGAVQERIQSSPAQTVNIVWQLPQFLLLMLGELLLSIPGLQFAFTQAPASMKSVVTASWFLNNAFGNLIVVVITELGLFSSQMDGYFFYGVIMLVCIILFAFLAFDYMLQERKGGLYLRGLDGDFEDRDVPSTSRSGSI